In Prionailurus viverrinus isolate Anna chromosome C2, UM_Priviv_1.0, whole genome shotgun sequence, one DNA window encodes the following:
- the USF3 gene encoding basic helix-loop-helix domain-containing protein USF3 isoform X1, translating into MPEMTENETPTKKQHRKKNRETHNAVERHRKKKINAGINRIGELIPCSPALKQSKNMILDQAFKYITELKRQNDELLLNGGNNEQAEEIKKLRKQLEEIQKENGRYIELLKANDICLYDDPTIHWKGNLKNSKVSVVIPSDQVQKNIIVYSNGSQPCGNSQGTAVQGITFNVGHNLQKQTANVVPVQRTCNLVTPVSISGVYPSENKPWHQTTVSALAANQPVPLCLPATIPAQNILELSTSESESSVLGATNGPLIAVPIGPEPHQHRSVHTCLSDQSSPENKNGQESPKLLKKTVPCATGVPTTSSATATKVHHGSQSCLSIQDFRNDFQTTFVVSVTTTVCSQPPRSAGDACPVSISKGADSASVTAAVAPSAPAGGKTTTPVSTLSANPLDNSWTLSCSLPSSSVSASDLKNINSLTRISSAGNTQTTWTTLQLAGNTIQPLSQTPSSAVTPVLNESGSSPPTTSHSRHVATGVNMNNSFPADGQVVEQVVVTLPSCPSLPMQPLIAQPQVKSQPPKSILPLNSAMQVIQMAQPVGSAVNAATANQNVIILQPPSTTPCPTVMRAEVPNQTVGQQIVIIQAANQNPLPLLSAPPPGSVRLPVSGANALLGSNSSVQNVSTPQTFGGKHLVHILPRPSSLSTSSSTQTFSVTMSNQQQPQTISLNGQLFALQPVMSSSGTTNQTPMQIIQPTTSEDPNTNVALNTFGALASLNQSISQMAGQSCVQLSISQPANPPTAASSQTIPVHSVSLTTTVASPMTTDNSATLPSTYSLVTTPSVNTVACLPNVKSKRFKKPGAKKHLAAHKSTCPPNPVREVGKLACPGTEATAEPSCGDGLLESLPVVLPSVTMSQANCVSVSGSHSLDVLNPESVIPESVPKSKSTEESSSPSQASVMSEHFVMAPAKSKDSAPILQQEASQDKPPASLALSDAAKCCTSASVLIPSPNDPHLLVSQVSGLSSTTSTTSTDCASEVEIIAEPCRVEQDSSDTMQTTGLLKGQGLTALLSGLAKEKDSQKLSLSVPVDHPDFPSENSKMADSSVDLHPKQELLLMNSDDRGPGQHHSCVPDQEVINGSLLVSRQADSPMSTSSGSSRSFSVASMLPETTREDVTSNATTNTCDSCTFVEQTDIVALAARAIFDQENLEKGRAGTQADMREVTSKPSEASPLEGDQPFKTQMSKESGPGQAEATPNEFNSQDSIEATVDRSLGKPSCSVGIKTSNASLQVSTSQPPSITSLSVNNLIHQSTISHPLVSCAGLSQTAEQAPVPATVNLTVASSSYGGQPPGPALMTEYSQEQLNTITGTIPNPQVQEPLLKPSQESRKDSAKRAVQDDLLLSSAKRQKHCQPAPLRLEAMSLMNRTPDSISDQTQMMVSQLPPNSANSVVPISNPAHGDGLARLFPPSNNFGAPALRQTEVQCNSQNSVTEQQQTQASQHLQALQQHVPAQGVSHLHGNHLYLKQQQQQQQQQAGQLRERHHLYQLQRHAPHAESSVHSQPHNVHQQRTLQQEVQMQKKRNLVQGTQASQLSLQPKHHGTDQSRPKSGQPHPHHQQMQQQMQQHFGSSQPEKSCENPSTSRSHHNHPQNHLSQDMIHQQQDVGSRQQGSGVSSEHVSGHNPLQRLLTSRGIEQQMVSQPSIVTRPSDMPCTPHRPERNRVSSYSAEALIGKTSSNSEQRMGMSLQGSRVSDQLEMRSYLDVPRNKSLAVHNMQGRVDHTVASDIRLTDCQTFKPSGASQQPQSNFEVQSSRNSEIGNPVSSLRSMQSQAFRISQNPGPPPIDRQKRLSYPPVQSIPTGNAIPPRDSENTCHQSFMQSLLAPHLGDQVLGSQRSLSEHQRNTQCGPSSAIDYNCPPTHESVHIRRESESQNRESCDMSLGAINTRNSTLNIPFSSSSSSGDIQGRNTSPNVSVQKSNPMRITDSHGTKGHMNPPVTTNMHGVARPALPHPSVSHGNAEQGPPVRPTNSSVPQRSRHPLQDSSGSKIRQPERNRSGNQRHSNVFDPSLPHLPLSTSGSMILGRQQAATEKRGSIVRFMPDSPQVPNDNSAPDQHTLSQNFGFPFIPEGGMNPPINANTSFIPQVTQPSATRTPALIPVDPQNTLPSFYPPYSPAHPTLSNDISIPYFSNQMFSNPSTEKVNSGSLNNRFGSILSPPRPVGFAQPSFPLLPDMPPMHMTNSHLSNFNMTSLFPEIATALPDGSAMSPLLTIANSSASDSSKQSSNRPAHNISHILGHDCSSAV; encoded by the exons aaagaaaaaccGGGAGACACACAATGCAG TGGAGAggcatagaaagaagaaaatcaatgcTGGAATAAACAGGATAGGAGAGCTGATCCCATGTTCCCCTGCCCTGAAGCAG AGCAAGAATATGATCCTGGACCAAGCCTTTAAATATATAACAGAACTGAAAAGGCAAAATGATGAACTCCTGCTTAATGGAGGAAACAATGAACAAG ctgaagaaattaaaaagctaCGTAAACAATTGgaagaaattcaaaaagaaaatggccgATATATTGAATTACTGAAAGCAAATGACATATGCCTATATGATGACCCTACAATCCACTGGAAAGGAAATCTTAAAAACTCAAAGGTCTCTGTTGTTATTCCCAGTGATCAGGTTCAAAAAAATATCATTGTTTATTCCAACGGGAGTCAGCCTTGTGGAAATAGCCAGGGAACAGCTGTTCAGGGGATAACCTTTAATGTTGGTCATAATTTACAAAAGCAGACCGCCAATGTGGTGCCAGTACAGAGGACTTGCAATCTTGTGACTCCTGTGTCTATTTCTGGAGTTTACCCTTCTGAAAACAAGCCATGGCATCAGACCACAGTTTCTGCATTGGCTGCCAACCAGCCTGTTCCTCTTTGTCTTCCTGCTACCATTCCTGCTCAAAATATTCTCGAGCTTTCCACCTCTGAAAGCGAATCGAGCGTGCTTGGTGCCACCAACGGCCCACTGATCGCAGTTCCCATTGGGCCTGAACCTCACCAACATCGTTCCGTGCACACGTGTCTAAGTGATCAAAGTTCTCCTGAAAATAAGAATGGGCAAGAGAGCCCCAAATTATTGAAGAAAACAGTCCCTTGTGCCACAGGCGTCCCCACCACTTCCTCAGCGACTGCCACTAAAGTGCACCACGGAAGCCAGTCCTGCCTGAGCATCCAGGATTTCAGAAATGATTTTCAAACCACCTTTGTTGTCTCAGTTACCACCACGGTCTGTTCCCAGCCTCCCAGATCTGCAGGTGATGCTTGTCCAGTGAGCATCAGCAAGGGTGCAGACTCGGCGAGTGTTACCGCAGCGGTGGCCCCTTCTGCCCCTGCAGGAGGGAAGACCACCACTCCTGTAAGCACTCTTTCTGCAAACCCTTTGGACAATAGTTGGActctttcttgttctttgccTTCTTCCAGTGTTAGTGCGTCGGATTTGAAAAACATTAATAGCCTTACCCGAATTTCCTCCGCTGGAAACACACAGACGACGTGGACTACTTTGCAACTGGCGGGAAACACTATTCAGCCCTTAAGCCAGACACCTTCTTCTGCAGTGACTCCGGTATTAAATGAGTCTGGTAGCAGCCCTCCCACGACCAGCCACAGTAGACACGTCGCTACGGGCGTCAACATGAATAATTCCTTTCCCGCAGACGGGCAGGTGGTTGAGCAAGTAGTTGTCACCTTGCCTTCTTGTCCATCTTTACCTATGCAGCCACTAATTGCCCAACCACAAGTTAAATCTCAGCCTCCAAAAAGTATCCTTCCATTGAATTCAGCAATGCAAGTGATTcagatggctcagccagttgggtcGGCTGTGAATGCAGCTACAGCGAATCAAAATGTTATCATTCTTCAGCCCCCCAGCACCACCCCTTGCCCAACAGTGATGAGAGCAGAGGTTCCCAACCAAACAGTGGGTCAGCAGATAGTGATCATACAGGCAGCTAATCAGAACCCTTTGCCACTCCTCTCAGCTCCACCTCCTGGTTCTGTTCGACTCCCTGTCAGTGGAGCCAATGCTCTACTAGGGTCTAATAGTTCAGTGCAAAATGTTTCAACCCCCCAGACTTTTGGAGGAAAGCATCTTGTCCATATATTACCAAGACCTTCATCTCTATCAACATCTAGTTCaacacaaactttttctgttacCATGTCAAACCAACAACAGCCTCAAACCATTTCTTTAAATGGACAGCTCTTTGCTTTGCAGCCTGTGATGTCCTCATCAGGAACTACAAATCAAACCCCTATGCAAATTATCCAACCCACCACCAGCGAAGATCCAAACACCAATGTTGCCCTGAATACATTTGGAGCTTTGGCCAGCCTCAATCAAAGCATATCACAGATGGCTGGGCAGAGCTGTGTACAGTTGTCTATTAGCCAGCCTGCCAATCCCCCAACTGCCGCAAGTAGTCAAACCATCCCAGTTCACAGTGTTTCATTAACAACAACAGTAGCATCTCCCATGACAACCGATAATTCAGCCACACTACCCAGTACTTATAGTCTGGTAACTACTCCCTCAGTGAACACTGTAGCTTGTTTACCTAATGTGAAGTCAAAAAGGTTTAAGAAGCCAGGTGCCAAGAAACACTTAGCAGCTCACAAGTCCACATGTCCCCCGAATCCAGTCAGAGAGGTGGGCAAGTTAGCCTGCCCCGGCACTGAAGCCACAGCAGAGCCGTCATGTGGTGATGGACTGCTGGAAAGCCTCCCTGTCGTGTTACCGTCTGTCACCATGTCCCAGGCAAATTGTGTGAGTGTTTCTGGTTCACATTCTTTGGATGTTCTAAATCCTGAATCCGTGATACCCGAATCTGTACCCAAATCTAAGTCAACAGAAGAGTCTAGCTCACCCTCCCAAGCATCTGTAATGAGTGAACATTTTGTAATGGCCCCAGCAAAATCCAAAGATTCTGCCCCCATTCTGCAGCAAGAGGCATCTCAGGATAAGCCACCAGCTAGTTTGGCATTGTCAGATGCTGCCAAATGCTGCACTTCAGCCAGCGTGTTGATTCCATCTCCAAATGATCCCCACCTTTTGGTTTCTCAGGTTTCTGGGCTCTCATCCACCACTAGCACTACAAGCACTGACTGTGCTTCTGAGGTAGAAATCATTGCTGAACCTTGCAGAGTGGAGCAAGACTCATCAGATACGATGCAAACGACAGGTCTGTTAAAGGGGCAGGGTTTGACTGCATTGCTGTCTGGTCTTGCTAAAGAAAAAGACTCTCAGAAATTGTCTCTTTCGGTGCCAGTGGACCATCCTGACTTTCCTTCTGAAAATTCTAAAATGGCGGATTCAAGTGTCGATTTACATCCCAAACAGGAGCTGTTACTGATGAACAGTGATGACAGAGGTCCGGGGCAACATCACTCCTGCGTCCCTGATCAGGAGGTTATTAATGGCTCCTTGCTTGTCAGCAGGCAGGCCGACTCTCCCATGTCCACCAGCTCTGGCAGTAGTCGTAGTTTCTCAGTTGCATCCATGCTTCCTGAAACGACGAGAGAGGATGTCACCAGCAATGCAACAACGAATACCTGTGACAGCTGTACCTTTGTAGAGCAAACTGATATAGTTGCTCTTGCTGCAAGAGCTATTTTTGACCAGGAGAACCTTGAGAAGGGAAGAGCTGGCACCCAGGCTGATATGAGGGAGGTTACTTCAAAGCCTTCTGAAGCCTCACCGTTAGAGGGAGACCAGCCTTTCAAAACACAGATGTCTAAAGAGAGTGGCCCAGGACAGGCAGAAGCAACACCAAATGAATTTAATTCTCAGGACTCAATCGAAGCAACTGTGGATCGATCCCTCGGAAAACCAAGTTGTTCTGTAGGAATCAAAACATCAAATGCCTCTTTACAGGTTTCGACTTCTCAGCCACCAAGCATCACCAGTTTAAGTGTCAATAATCTTATCCACCAGAGCACCATCAGCCATCCTCTGGTCAGCTGTGCTGGTCTATCCCAAACCGCAGAGCAAGCACCTGTTCCGGCAACGGTTAATCTGACTGTTGCATCTAGTTCCTACGGTGGTCAGCCTCCCGGGCCAGCTCTGATGACCGAATATTCCCAAGAACAGCTAAACACCATTACTGGCACCATACCAAATCCACAGGTTCAAGAGCCACTCTTAAAGCCAAGTCAGGAAAGCCGCAAAGACTCCGCCAAGCGTGCTGTCCAAGACGACCTTTTATTGTCTTCAGCTAAACGTCAAAAGCACTGTCAGCCAGCCCCGCTGAGGCTTGAAGCTATGTCGCTGATGAACCGCACTCCGGACAGCATTTCTGATCAGACTCAGATGATGGTCAGTCAGCTCCCTCCCAACTCTGCAAACTCTGTTGTGCCTATTAGCAACCCAGCACATGGAGATGGCCTCGCACGATTATTTCCACCGAGTAACAATTTTGGGGCCCCTGCATTGAGACAAACGGAAGTTCAATGCAATTCTCAGAATTCAGTTACTGAGCAGCAGCAAACCCAGGCCAGTCAACATCTCCAGGCCCTGCAACAGCATGTTCCAGCCCAAGGGGTATCTCACCTGCACGGTAACCACCTCTACttaaagcagcagcagcagcagcagcagcagcaagcagGACAGTTAAGAGAGAGGCATCACTTGTACCAACTGCAGCGTCACGCGCCTCATGCAGAGAGCTCTGTCCACTCTCAGCCACATAACGTCCACCAACAGAGAACTCTCCAGCAGGAAgtccagatgcagaaaaagaggaatctCGTTCAGGGCACTCAGGCCTCTCAGCTTTCCTTACAACCAAAGCACCACGGAACTGACCAGTCCCGCCCCAAGAGTGGTCAGCCACATCCCCACCATCAGCAGATGCAGCAACAGATGCAGCAACATTTTGGAAGTTCCCAGCCAGAGAAGAGTTGTGAAAACCCTTCGACCAGCCGGAGCCACCACAACCATCCCCAGAACCATCTCAGTCAAGATATGATACACCAACAGCAGGATGTTGGAAGCAGGCAGCAAGGTTCGGGGGTTTCTTCTGAACATGTATCTGGGCATAATCCATTACAGAGGCTTTTGACTTCAAGGGGCATAGAGCAACAAATGGTGTCCCAGCCCAGTATCGTGACTAGGCCTTCAGACATGCCCTGTACTCCACACAGGCCAGAGAGAAATAGAGTTTCAAGTTATTCTGCCGAGGCACTTATTGGAAAGACATCTTCTAACTCAGAGCAGAGAATGGGCATGTCACTTCAGGGTTCCAGAGTTTCAGATCAGCTTGAAATGAGAAGCTATCTTGATGTTCCCAGAAATAAGAGTTTGGCCGTTCACAATATGCAGGGTCGCGTGGACCATACTGTTGCCTCGGATATCCGCCTTACTGACTGTCAGACGTTTAAACCAAGTGGAGCCAGTCAGCAGCCCCAGAGTAATTTTGAAGTACAGTCTTCAAGAAATAGTGAAATAGGTAACCCGGTATCATCATTGAGGAGTATGCAGTCCCAGGCTTTTCGAATTAGTCAAAACCCTGGTCCACCACCAATCGACCGCCAAAAGAGATTATCTTATCCACCAGTTCAGAGTATTCCGACAGGAAATGCCATCCCCCCAAGGGACAGTGAGAACACATGCCACCAGAGTTTCATGCAGAGTTTACTTGCCCCTCACCTTGGTGATCAGGTCCTTGGAAGCCAGAGATCACTCTCAGAACATCAGAGGAACACACAGTGTGGTCCATCCTCTGCAATTGACTATAATTGTCCCCCAACCCATGAAAGTGTCCATATtagaagagagagtgagagtcaAAACAGGGAGAGTTGTGACATGTCCCTAGGTGCGATTAACACCAGGAACAGCACCCTGAATATTCCTTTCTCAAGTTCTTCTTCTTCAGGAGATATTCAGGGTCGAAACACAAGTCCCAATGTGTCTGTACAGAAGTCCAATCCCATGAGGATAACTGATAGTCATGGGACCAAGGGCCACATGAACCCTCCGGTCACAACCAACATGCATGGGGTTGCAAGGCCAGCTTTGCCCCATCCGTCTGTGTCTCACGGAAATGCTGAACAAGGGCCTCCTGTACGTCCAACTAACTCTTCAGTTCCCCAGCGATCAAGGCATCCCTTGCAAGATAGCAGTGGTTCCAAAATTCGTCAACCTGAAAGGAATCGTTCCGGAAACCAAAGACATAGTAATGTCTTTGACCCAAGTCTTCCCCATCTTCCTCTGTCCACTAGTGGCAGTATGATTCTTGGACGCCAACAAGCCGctacagagaagagaggaagtatTGTTCGTTTCATGCCCGATAGCCCACAAGTACCTAATGATAACTCAGCGCCTGACCAGCATACACTATCACAAAATTTCGGTTTTCCTTTTATTCCCGAGGGTGGCATGAATCCACCAATAAATGCTAATACTTCTTTCATTCCACAGGTTACTCAGCCTAGTGCCACTCGAACGCCAGCTCTTATTCCTGTAGATCCCCAAAATACTCTGCCCTCCTTCTATCCCCCCTACTCCCCTGCTCATCCTACGCTGTCTAATGATATTTCCATCCCCTATTTTTCTAATCAAATGTTCTCAAATCCTAGCACTGAGAAAGTAAACAGTGGAAGCTTAAATAACCGATTTGGATCAATTCTGTCTCCTCCTAGACCTGTTGGTTTTGCTCAACCAAGTTTTCCTCTGCTCCCTGACATGCCGCCAATGCACATGACCAATTCTCACTTGTCTAACTTTAATATGACATCTTTGTTTCCAGAAATAGCTACAGCTCTTCCCGATGGCTCGGCAATGTCACCTTTGCTTACAATAGCAAACTCCTCTGCCTCTGACTCTTCCAAGCAGTCCTCAAACAGACCTGCCCACAACATAAGCCATATTTTAGGTCATGACTGCAGTTCAGCTGTTTAA